A genomic stretch from Lathyrus oleraceus cultivar Zhongwan6 chromosome 2, CAAS_Psat_ZW6_1.0, whole genome shotgun sequence includes:
- the LOC127123297 gene encoding S-adenosylmethionine decarboxylase proenzyme, with protein sequence MQNWHVYYASSDSVSSEDSVYTLEMCMTGLDREKASVFFKEQTGSAAEMTVNSGIRKILPNSEICDFDFEPCDYSVNSVEEPAVSTIHITPEDGFSYANFETAGYDLKAINLNEMVMRVLACFQPTEFSVAVHVDNASKSFEQGCLLDVKGYCCEEKSHQGLGMSGFVKFLMGL encoded by the coding sequence ATGCAGAATTGGCATGTCTACTATGCCTCTTCTGATTCCGTGAGCTCAGAAGATTCTGTCTACACACTCGAGATGTGTATGACCGGCTTAGACCGAGAGAAAGCCTCTGTTTTCTTTAAAGAACAAACAGGTTCGGCTGCCGAGATGACCGTCAACTCTGGCATTAGGAAAATTCTTCCAAATTCTGAAATTTGTGACTTTGATTTTGAACCTTGTGATTATTCAGTGAATTCTGTTGAGGAGCCTGCTGTATCTACCATTCATATTACTCCAGAAGACGGTTTCAGTTATGCAAATTTTGAGACTGCAGGATACGATTTGAAGGCAATAAATCTGAACGAAATGGTGATGAGGGTGCTAGCTTGTTTTCAACCAACTGAGTTTTCTGTAGCTGTTCACGTGGACAATGCAAGCAAGTCATTTGAGCAGGGGTGTTTGCTGGATGTTAAGGGATACTGCTGTGAAGAGAAGAGCCACCAAGGGCTTGGAATGAGTGGATTTGTTAAATTCTTGATGGGGCTCTGA